A single window of Nicotiana tomentosiformis chromosome 1, ASM39032v3, whole genome shotgun sequence DNA harbors:
- the LOC117281517 gene encoding protein ALP1-like has protein sequence MNTRHLAALLSSLISQLVLLLLLIFPSSNPLSITNSSVYDFLSPLLLHFLSTSEIAATLSLLPFSRKRKRDHFSESDAPPGDDPTRFKLSQRGRPDSSIRRNPDTFKKFFNMNSSTFDWLCGLLEPLLDCRDPVDSPLNLPAETRLGIGLFRLATGANYSDISRQFSVSEPVAKFCAKQLCRVLCTNYRFWVGFPNSGELESVSTRFESISGLPNCCGVLCCVRFKINNDSIVAQFVVDSSSRILSIIAGFRGDKNDLQVLKSSTLFQDIEKGTILNSQALQINGIVVPQFFVGDGNYPLLPWLMLPFDDPISQSNEEKFNSALDLTRSRGLKAIQSLRNWGVLSEPIEGEVKAAVASIGACSILHNMLLSREDFSAFCEDLSDYSLHNQSSLKPGVGDSVARAIRSALATKATEFQSQKQ, from the coding sequence ATGAATACTCGGCATTTGGCTGCTCTACTCTCTTCTCTAATATCTCAACTcgtccttctccttctccttatTTTCCCTTCTTCAAATCCTCTTTCCATCACCAATTCCTCTGTCTACGATTTCCTTTCCCCTCTTCTCCTTCATTTCCTTTCCACCTCTGAAATCGCCGCTACCCTCTCCCTCCTTCCTTTTTCCAGAAAACGGAAACGGGACCACTTCTCAGAATCTGACGCCCCACCCGGAGATGATCCGACCCGGTTCAAACTCAGTCAACGTGGTCGACCCGACTCGTCCATCCGACGTAACCCGGACACTTTCAAGAAATTCTTCAATATGAACTCCTCAACTTTTGATTGGCTCTGTGGCCTTTTAGAACCTCTGCTCGATTGTCGTGACCCGGTTGACTCGCCCCTTAATCTGCCAGCTGAAACTCGGCTCGGAATCGGACTTTTTCGATTGGCTACCGGAGCCAATTATTCCGATATTTCTCGTCAATTCAGTGTGTCTGAACCTGTTGCAAAGTTTTGTGCCAAACAATTGTGTAGGGTACTTTGTACTAATTACCGTTTCTGGGTTGGGTTTCCGAATTCGGGTGAGCTTGAATCCGTTTCGACTAGGTTCGAATCCATTTCGGGCCTGCCCAACTGCTGTGGAGTCCTCTGTTGTGTAAGATTCAAGATTAATAATGATAGTATAGTAGCTCAATTCGTCGTCGATTCATCGTCAAGAATTCTTAGTATTATAGCAGGTTTTCGTGGAGATAAGAATGATTTACAAGTCCTAAAGTCATCAACTTTATTCCAAGATATTGAAAAAGGAACAATTTTGAATTCACAAGCTTTGCAGATAAATGGTATAGTTGTACCTCAGTTTTTTGTTGGTGATGGAAACTACCCTTTGTTACCTTGGTTAATGCTACCATTTGATGATCCTATTTCTCAATCAAATGAAGAGAAATTCAACTCTGCACTCGATTTAACTCGCTCGCGAGGACTTAAGGCTATTCAGAGCTTGAGAAATTGGGGTGTTTTGAGTGAACCGATTGAGGGAGAAGTTAAAGCTGCAGTGGCTTCTATTGGTGCTTGTTCAATACTTCATAATATGTTGTTATCAAGGGAGGATTTTTCAGCATTTTGTGAGGATTTGAGTGATTATTCATTGCACAATCAGAGCTCTTTGAAACCTGGTGTTGGTGATAGTGTTGCACGTGCTATAAGAAGTGCATTAGCGACAAAAGCAACAGAGTTTCAATCACAAAAGCAGTGA